In one window of Lacticaseibacillus casei DSM 20011 = JCM 1134 = ATCC 393 DNA:
- a CDS encoding ATP-binding cassette domain-containing protein: MKLTTKNLTMQFHNKMALNHVSVTIESGGLVGLIGPNGAGKSTFMKILATLMRPTAGDVLLNGQSILRHPGKMRRVLGYMPQTVPIIPQLTATEYLQYLSALKGVPTTKANRQIKALLQQMHLQGAAHARLGGFSGGMRQRVGLAAALLGDPQIIIVDEPSAGLDPIERIMMRNLLSELAQTRIVLLSTHIVSDVEAVASQLLLLKGGQLVFQGTAPALIQAATGHVWEYVLPQGTEPQTDQAMSEMRQATDGIHIRTVAKQSPTPQAVAVTPTLEDATLSALESR, from the coding sequence ATGAAACTAACAACGAAAAATTTGACCATGCAATTTCACAATAAAATGGCCTTGAATCATGTTTCAGTGACGATTGAAAGCGGTGGCTTAGTTGGTTTGATTGGGCCAAATGGGGCCGGAAAGTCGACGTTTATGAAAATTTTGGCGACGTTAATGCGCCCCACGGCTGGAGATGTTTTGCTGAACGGGCAAAGCATCTTACGGCATCCTGGCAAAATGCGGCGGGTATTGGGTTATATGCCGCAAACCGTACCGATTATTCCGCAGTTGACCGCAACGGAGTATTTGCAATACTTGTCCGCACTCAAAGGGGTGCCAACGACCAAGGCTAATCGCCAAATCAAGGCATTGTTGCAGCAAATGCATTTGCAAGGTGCCGCCCATGCACGTTTAGGTGGTTTTTCCGGTGGTATGCGGCAACGTGTGGGCTTGGCAGCCGCATTGTTAGGCGATCCGCAGATCATTATTGTCGATGAGCCGTCTGCCGGACTTGATCCAATTGAGCGGATTATGATGCGTAATTTGTTAAGTGAACTGGCCCAAACACGGATTGTCTTGTTGTCAACGCACATTGTTTCAGATGTCGAAGCCGTTGCCAGTCAATTGTTGTTGCTAAAAGGCGGGCAGTTGGTCTTCCAAGGCACTGCGCCGGCACTGATTCAAGCCGCGACGGGTCACGTGTGGGAGTATGTGCTACCGCAAGGGACGGAACCGCAGACCGATCAGGCGATGAGCGAAATGCGGCAAGCCACTGATGGCATTCATATTCGGACCGTTGCCAAGCAATCACCAACACCTCAGGCAGTGGCGGTGACGCCTACGTTGGAAGATGCAACGTTAAGTGCTTTGGAAAGCCGGTGA
- a CDS encoding DUF4097 family beta strand repeat-containing protein, which translates to MMKRFLAIGGLLIVLGLTMLGIGAAHDGLQPIAVVHGQPIIANPTTKTQQVKPFSRLSVTANDMDVVVKTGARYQVQVRSVGSGHVKQTVHSGQLKLTQKGKPIFGMMLGQTRSPQITITVPRDQTITAAMIHTDSGNLTYAVAKTGQLKLSASSGDMTVSDVQQAELQLQSDSGNVRVTNATLREPKVTTKYGDLFVTDSAITQGQFTLSSGDFHMKHSELKGKNQVNNTYGDNVVTGADKQSGYELRTGSGDNKIFTRATTENNVTYNRPADTQLRLVTHNGDNQVK; encoded by the coding sequence ATGATGAAAAGATTCCTGGCAATTGGTGGACTGCTAATCGTGCTTGGTTTGACCATGCTGGGCATCGGTGCCGCTCATGACGGGTTGCAGCCGATTGCGGTGGTACATGGACAGCCCATTATCGCCAACCCGACAACCAAAACGCAGCAAGTCAAACCGTTCTCGCGACTCTCGGTGACTGCCAATGATATGGACGTGGTTGTGAAAACCGGCGCGCGGTATCAAGTTCAAGTCAGATCAGTGGGATCAGGACACGTTAAGCAAACGGTTCATTCCGGTCAGCTCAAGTTGACGCAAAAAGGAAAGCCGATTTTTGGCATGATGCTCGGTCAGACACGTTCACCGCAAATTACGATTACGGTGCCACGCGATCAAACCATTACGGCGGCGATGATCCACACTGACTCCGGTAACTTAACTTACGCCGTTGCCAAAACCGGCCAGCTCAAGCTCAGCGCAAGCAGCGGCGATATGACGGTCAGCGATGTTCAGCAGGCAGAGCTGCAGTTGCAGTCAGATTCCGGCAATGTTCGCGTGACGAACGCAACATTGCGTGAACCAAAAGTCACGACGAAATACGGTGATCTGTTTGTCACCGACAGCGCAATCACCCAAGGACAATTTACCTTGAGCAGTGGCGATTTTCACATGAAGCACAGTGAGCTGAAAGGGAAGAATCAGGTTAACAATACGTATGGCGATAATGTCGTCACCGGCGCAGATAAGCAAAGCGGCTATGAATTACGCACCGGTTCTGGCGATAACAAGATATTTACACGTGCCACAACTGAAAACAACGTCACTTATAACCGGCCGGCTGATACGCAGCTTCGCCTAGTGACGCACAATGGCGACAATCAGGTGAAATAA
- a CDS encoding HAAS domain-containing protein: MSSEAYFQALTQILSPLTSDERAEAVAFFQDYAEDGGLTDGDAITKALGTPQQLGRQILADYAIKSSTASGSAASPKANARQIKTIVLAILSAPMTVPVAIALFVIVLALLIVIAAVSLAILLVLAGATGLGLGVGAFSIFAGLFLLAHPMVALSYVGLGIAAIGVGLFLIPLLKWTTQGMFNVVARFFRWIYRRVRKQHLEVTRL; encoded by the coding sequence ATGAGTAGTGAAGCTTATTTTCAGGCACTAACGCAAATACTGTCGCCGCTAACCAGCGATGAACGGGCAGAAGCCGTTGCCTTTTTTCAGGATTATGCCGAAGATGGCGGCTTGACGGACGGTGATGCAATTACCAAGGCGCTCGGCACACCGCAGCAGCTTGGTCGCCAGATTTTGGCAGATTATGCGATTAAAAGCAGCACGGCTTCTGGCTCCGCGGCATCGCCTAAAGCCAACGCTCGACAGATCAAGACCATTGTATTGGCGATTTTGTCGGCGCCGATGACAGTTCCGGTTGCCATTGCGTTGTTTGTCATCGTTTTGGCACTGCTGATTGTGATTGCGGCAGTTAGCTTGGCGATTCTGCTGGTGCTCGCCGGTGCCACTGGCCTTGGCTTAGGCGTCGGTGCCTTTTCGATCTTCGCCGGACTGTTCCTGCTGGCCCATCCCATGGTGGCGTTGAGCTACGTGGGCTTAGGAATCGCAGCCATTGGCGTGGGACTTTTCCTGATACCGTTACTGAAATGGACGACCCAAGGCATGTTTAACGTGGTGGCCCGCTTCTTCCGGTGGATCTATCGGCGTGTCCGCAAGCAACATTTGGAGGTGACCCGGTTATGA
- a CDS encoding PadR family transcriptional regulator: MSMPLSAELLDGIVLAVLQQSDAYGYALTQQIQAVISISPSTLYPVLRRLKAQGALTTYDQPYEGRNRRYYRITPAGTKLLQETETNWQTFKQQIEHFLPDAGNQAKEEKRS; this comes from the coding sequence ATGAGTATGCCGCTCAGTGCGGAACTATTAGATGGCATTGTGCTCGCCGTGTTGCAACAATCCGATGCATACGGATACGCACTGACCCAACAAATTCAAGCGGTGATTAGCATTTCCCCTTCCACGTTGTACCCAGTGTTGCGCCGCCTAAAAGCTCAAGGTGCGTTAACGACTTACGATCAGCCATACGAAGGGCGCAATCGTCGCTATTATCGGATTACGCCTGCCGGAACCAAGTTGTTACAGGAAACCGAAACCAATTGGCAAACTTTCAAGCAGCAGATTGAGCATTTTCTGCCCGACGCAGGTAACCAAGCGAAGGAGGAGAAACGGTCATGA
- a CDS encoding aliphatic sulfonate ABC transporter substrate-binding protein, translated as MKRKFRFILLLVSLFAWFSVAVYGYTQTTTASTNQETVTIGYQKADPVDISRQRGELAKKLKAKDYQVVFKEFSDGAALMTALKSGAIDYARVGDTPPVTAKASGTDIALIAAGATKEYGSGILVGKNSGITSLKQLKGKTIAYQKGTAAQYLIIQALKKAGLSTSDVKLVNMDQSSASVAFAKGSVDAWVTWDPYTATAQVNNNAKLLTNGTGLSKNRDFLISTQSYAKNHTSLSKLLTTALNDDMTWANAHHTQLIAMLSKTLKLSDAVIQKMVERRTYSMTLINGNSTIVAEENAIAKALYQAGVVTKEVDMKTTLVDE; from the coding sequence ATGAAGCGTAAATTTCGATTCATTTTACTGTTAGTCAGTCTCTTTGCGTGGTTCAGCGTTGCCGTGTATGGCTATACCCAAACTACCACGGCTTCGACCAATCAGGAAACCGTCACGATTGGCTACCAAAAAGCCGACCCGGTGGACATCTCCCGTCAGCGCGGCGAACTAGCCAAGAAATTGAAGGCAAAAGACTATCAAGTGGTCTTCAAGGAATTCTCGGATGGCGCGGCACTGATGACCGCTCTTAAAAGCGGCGCCATTGACTACGCGCGAGTCGGCGATACGCCACCGGTCACGGCTAAGGCATCCGGTACCGACATCGCTTTGATTGCCGCAGGGGCCACGAAAGAATACGGCAGCGGCATTCTGGTTGGCAAAAATAGCGGCATCACCAGTCTCAAGCAACTCAAAGGCAAGACGATTGCTTATCAAAAAGGCACTGCTGCCCAGTACCTGATCATCCAGGCGCTCAAGAAAGCCGGACTATCAACCAGCGATGTCAAGTTGGTGAATATGGATCAGAGTTCGGCGTCGGTTGCTTTTGCTAAAGGCAGTGTGGATGCCTGGGTCACCTGGGATCCGTACACGGCAACCGCGCAAGTAAACAACAATGCCAAGTTGCTGACCAACGGCACCGGCCTGTCCAAAAACCGGGACTTCCTGATTTCGACGCAAAGCTATGCCAAGAATCACACGTCATTAAGCAAGTTGCTGACCACAGCGTTGAATGACGACATGACGTGGGCGAATGCGCACCATACCCAACTGATTGCCATGCTAAGCAAGACCCTCAAGCTTTCAGATGCGGTGATCCAAAAGATGGTCGAACGGCGAACCTATTCCATGACCCTGATTAACGGCAACAGCACGATTGTGGCTGAAGAAAACGCCATTGCTAAGGCGCTGTATCAAGCTGGCGTTGTCACTAAAGAAGTGGATATGAAAACAACGTTAGTCGACGAATAG
- a CDS encoding AMP-binding protein: protein MSKLTDQLSQNLINHRDYPLVKSVAANTWYTGRDLEEDVAALREQFAERKIGAGDQVLIVLPNSPVFLPLNQALWEIGAVAHPIAAKTPVPELLNEWTTYHYQAVITLPALGEAMEAPLIPWARVRLHTMPELAILTDAGQLAYRINAPQMAPREDDLALILNTSGTTGKPKRVGLTHRMLVNAAHYDIMSHALTPDDTAMVVMPMFHINAQVISVLATRLSGGKLVIAPKFSASAFWPTIEDNHVTWVSVVPTIISILLMNQNALKAYHDNIHLRFVRSSSFALPEDKLVAFQSRFHTQVLEGYGMTETASQSTLNPIQAPKIGSAGKPVGTDLRIRLADGTLTKKPFVEGEIVLRGDHVIHDYLEPHPDSFADGWFLTGDIGYLDQDGYLFVKGRRKEMINRGGEKVAPAKVENVLNELDWIAQVAVIGLPDNLYGEAVTAVVIRQDPTADPQKAKADLLDFARHHLAAYECPTEVVFVKAFPVNTTGKVLRPKLRDQLMRGGKLYEA, encoded by the coding sequence ATGAGCAAGCTCACCGATCAGTTATCTCAGAATCTCATCAATCATCGTGATTATCCCTTAGTTAAGTCCGTTGCTGCCAATACGTGGTACACGGGGCGCGACTTAGAAGAAGATGTTGCTGCCTTACGCGAGCAATTTGCCGAACGGAAAATCGGCGCTGGGGACCAGGTTTTGATCGTCTTGCCGAATTCACCGGTCTTCCTGCCGCTTAATCAGGCGCTTTGGGAAATTGGTGCGGTCGCCCATCCGATCGCGGCTAAAACGCCGGTACCGGAATTGCTTAACGAGTGGACCACTTATCACTATCAAGCGGTCATCACCCTGCCAGCCCTGGGAGAAGCCATGGAAGCACCCTTGATCCCATGGGCGCGGGTTCGCTTGCATACCATGCCGGAATTGGCGATTCTAACCGATGCAGGCCAGCTGGCTTATCGCATCAACGCCCCACAAATGGCGCCGCGTGAAGATGATCTGGCTTTAATTCTGAACACCTCAGGCACCACGGGAAAACCGAAACGGGTCGGCCTGACGCACCGAATGCTGGTTAACGCCGCCCACTATGACATTATGAGCCACGCACTAACGCCGGATGACACGGCAATGGTCGTGATGCCGATGTTTCATATCAATGCGCAGGTGATTTCGGTTTTGGCCACCCGACTATCCGGTGGTAAGTTGGTCATTGCGCCTAAGTTTTCGGCAAGTGCCTTTTGGCCAACCATTGAAGACAATCACGTGACCTGGGTGTCGGTGGTTCCGACGATCATTTCGATTCTGCTGATGAACCAAAATGCCTTAAAAGCGTATCACGACAATATCCATTTGCGGTTTGTCCGCAGTTCTTCTTTCGCCTTGCCAGAAGACAAACTCGTGGCGTTTCAATCGCGGTTTCACACGCAGGTTTTGGAAGGTTACGGCATGACGGAAACGGCCAGTCAAAGCACCCTGAATCCGATTCAGGCACCCAAAATCGGGTCAGCAGGCAAACCGGTTGGTACGGATCTTCGTATCAGATTGGCAGACGGCACGTTGACCAAAAAACCATTTGTCGAAGGTGAGATTGTCCTTCGCGGCGACCACGTGATTCACGATTATCTCGAGCCGCATCCTGATTCATTTGCCGATGGCTGGTTCTTGACCGGCGATATTGGCTATCTGGATCAAGACGGTTACCTCTTTGTCAAAGGCCGCCGCAAAGAGATGATCAATCGCGGCGGTGAAAAGGTGGCACCAGCCAAAGTCGAGAATGTGCTTAACGAACTGGACTGGATCGCACAAGTGGCGGTCATTGGATTACCGGACAATCTGTACGGAGAGGCCGTCACGGCTGTGGTCATTCGGCAGGATCCAACTGCTGATCCGCAAAAAGCCAAGGCTGACTTACTCGATTTTGCCCGCCACCACCTTGCTGCTTACGAATGTCCGACCGAAGTCGTGTTTGTTAAAGCTTTTCCAGTGAATACTACTGGCAAGGTTTTGCGACCGAAACTACGCGACCAACTCATGCGAGGCGGGAAACTTTATGAAGCGTAA
- a CDS encoding acyltransferase family protein, whose translation MKEPVLTATAAKPAKKHRYLYEIDLMRLIFIAGVLLNHTTTAFEHQLSSGFASTALLATHLMIHFTRMGFMFMTGLVLTMVYYSRKRNWPLFFKKRFTTVGIPYVLWNTLLMIGSILLGIGGFTIANFWPDYLSAILHGDQFYLYYVLVTLQLYLLFPAMLWLFKKTEGHHGALALASFGLQLLIVAGIKYGLPHIDTSGWLWWFRAYGVNVFTYQFFFIAGGLFSLHAKAVKDWLLDHQLLIGISTLILSFGTIGLYVFNKQILGMTHSAAVSPHQPYMLVYDVVMIAFVALLGQKYATWHAKQPTHWFACLVGNGAQVSFGVYLCQTIALSLLSGVLGLMHLSNLTLLLLLPLGYLGILGVSFGIAWFCYKVSPFGWLIGRPQSLSLSAKGVLHHEQAHRSVISESHQSS comes from the coding sequence ATGAAAGAGCCAGTATTAACCGCTACTGCTGCCAAGCCTGCTAAGAAACATCGTTACCTATATGAAATTGACTTGATGCGACTGATTTTCATTGCCGGGGTCTTGTTGAATCATACGACAACCGCGTTTGAGCATCAGCTGTCATCCGGATTCGCAAGCACCGCCTTACTTGCTACGCACTTGATGATCCACTTCACGCGGATGGGCTTCATGTTCATGACCGGACTGGTTCTGACCATGGTTTACTATTCGCGGAAACGTAATTGGCCGTTGTTTTTCAAAAAACGGTTCACAACTGTCGGCATTCCCTATGTTTTGTGGAATACGTTGCTGATGATCGGATCCATCTTGCTTGGTATTGGCGGTTTTACCATTGCCAATTTCTGGCCGGACTATCTCAGCGCTATCCTGCATGGCGATCAGTTCTACCTATATTACGTCTTAGTCACGTTGCAACTGTATCTGTTGTTTCCGGCGATGCTTTGGCTGTTTAAAAAGACAGAAGGGCATCACGGTGCTTTGGCACTGGCCAGTTTTGGCTTACAACTGCTGATTGTGGCCGGGATTAAATACGGACTGCCCCACATCGATACCAGTGGTTGGCTATGGTGGTTCCGTGCTTATGGCGTCAATGTCTTCACGTATCAATTCTTCTTCATTGCCGGTGGCCTTTTCAGCTTACATGCTAAGGCAGTCAAGGATTGGTTGCTGGATCATCAACTGCTCATCGGCATCAGCACATTGATACTCAGTTTTGGCACAATTGGGCTTTATGTCTTTAATAAACAGATTTTGGGCATGACCCATAGCGCCGCCGTTTCACCGCATCAACCTTATATGTTGGTCTATGACGTGGTGATGATTGCTTTTGTGGCACTGCTTGGCCAAAAGTATGCTACCTGGCACGCCAAGCAACCTACCCACTGGTTCGCTTGCTTAGTTGGTAATGGTGCCCAAGTTTCTTTTGGGGTCTATCTTTGCCAAACGATCGCACTGTCGTTATTAAGCGGGGTGCTGGGATTGATGCATCTTAGCAATCTGACCCTGCTGTTACTGTTGCCGCTTGGTTATCTAGGTATTCTCGGCGTCTCTTTTGGGATCGCCTGGTTCTGTTACAAAGTTTCACCGTTTGGATGGTTAATAGGCCGTCCGCAATCGTTGTCGTTATCTGCGAAAGGAGTCCTGCATCATGAGCAAGCTCACCGATCAGTTATCTCAGAATCTCATCAATCATCGTGA
- a CDS encoding ABC transporter ATP-binding protein translates to MTNPIVKLQHVEKVYGDKTVLNDIQLNLYPGEFLALVGMSGGGKSTILRLIAGLEAPTAGHLSREKGLVMRVMFQNDRLLPWLTNLDNVSFKNRDPEVISEAKSLLHAVGLTDKSTGYPAQLSGGQKQRLALARALLAKPQLLLLDEPLGALDALTRQRMQDLILKIFTEQKLSTLLITHDVNEAARMADRIIVVRDGQLVAETTGARGQSPEVVAQTAARVLQAILSEEPVTS, encoded by the coding sequence ATGACCAACCCAATTGTGAAACTGCAACATGTGGAAAAAGTATACGGTGACAAAACCGTCCTGAACGATATTCAGCTCAACTTGTACCCAGGTGAGTTCCTGGCCTTGGTTGGGATGAGCGGCGGCGGAAAAAGCACGATTTTACGCTTGATCGCTGGGCTTGAAGCGCCGACAGCCGGTCACCTAAGTCGTGAAAAAGGCTTAGTGATGCGGGTGATGTTTCAAAATGACCGTCTGTTACCGTGGCTGACCAATCTGGATAATGTCTCGTTTAAGAATCGGGATCCGGAGGTCATCAGCGAGGCGAAAAGTCTCTTGCATGCAGTTGGCTTAACCGATAAAAGCACCGGTTATCCGGCGCAACTTTCCGGCGGGCAGAAGCAACGGCTGGCGTTGGCCCGGGCGTTACTGGCTAAGCCGCAATTGTTGCTCCTTGATGAACCGCTGGGCGCGTTAGATGCGTTGACGCGGCAACGGATGCAGGATCTCATTTTGAAAATTTTTACCGAGCAAAAGCTGAGTACGTTGCTTATCACGCATGATGTCAACGAAGCAGCCCGGATGGCGGATCGGATTATTGTCGTCAGGGATGGCCAGTTGGTTGCCGAAACGACCGGAGCCCGGGGGCAGTCGCCTGAAGTAGTGGCCCAAACCGCTGCCCGGGTGTTGCAAGCGATCTTGTCAGAAGAGCCGGTGACCTCATGA
- a CDS encoding ABC transporter permease subunit: protein MQEVTTLTQQPKKRTRRSVNWLKVLPWIVPLAVLIGWQAVVSFNWVTSSLIPAPTTVIQDGITLWQNGELPKNIAISLYRATAGFAIGGSVGFVLGLINGLVKPIRALLDSPIQMLRNIPHLSLIPLMIILMGIGEPAKIALVAIGVMFPMYINTYQGITGADPELLEMGRAYGLSRRALFTRVIFPGALANILMGVRYALGVMWTTLIVAETISATSGLGYMATNAQEFMRMDTVLLCILIYALLGKLSDVIAKNLERLFLSWRQGGVDA, encoded by the coding sequence ATGCAAGAAGTAACGACACTGACGCAACAGCCAAAAAAGCGGACGAGACGATCCGTGAATTGGTTGAAGGTACTGCCATGGATCGTGCCACTGGCGGTGCTGATTGGCTGGCAGGCTGTAGTCAGTTTTAACTGGGTCACCAGTTCATTGATCCCGGCTCCGACGACCGTTATCCAAGATGGCATCACGTTGTGGCAAAACGGTGAATTGCCAAAGAACATTGCGATTAGCCTATATCGGGCCACGGCCGGTTTTGCCATCGGCGGCAGTGTCGGCTTTGTGCTTGGCCTCATCAACGGCTTGGTCAAACCGATCCGCGCGCTGCTGGATAGTCCCATTCAGATGTTGCGCAATATCCCGCATCTGTCATTGATTCCTTTGATGATTATTCTGATGGGGATTGGCGAACCCGCTAAGATCGCGTTGGTGGCGATCGGGGTCATGTTCCCGATGTATATCAATACGTATCAAGGGATTACGGGCGCTGACCCGGAGCTACTGGAAATGGGCCGGGCTTATGGACTTTCCAGACGGGCATTGTTCACCCGCGTGATTTTCCCGGGCGCCTTGGCCAACATTCTGATGGGTGTTCGCTACGCACTTGGTGTCATGTGGACGACTCTGATTGTTGCCGAGACGATTTCGGCCACTTCCGGTTTAGGATACATGGCCACCAACGCCCAAGAATTTATGCGCATGGATACGGTTCTACTTTGTATTTTGATTTACGCCTTGCTAGGAAAACTTTCTGATGTAATTGCTAAGAATCTGGAACGACTTTTCCTCAGCTGGCGACAAGGAGGCGTTGACGCATGA
- a CDS encoding B3/4 domain-containing protein → MNFIVDPRVLALGVKIRGAELTGVDNHAYPQALKEMIANEIRQVLTTLDRDQIKTDPVIQGFWDLHRAVHLPKRNNTPAPATLLKLILKRGELAPINPVVDLYNLISIQSHLALGAHDVDRIDGNVNLRLTTGTEKFIPIGANGQPEPVKAGEYAYIDDSNEIICHLETRQVEKTKVTAETNHLYYIVQGNQQTSQEFVDQTAEQVIALTTKYLGGQGKLLN, encoded by the coding sequence ATGAACTTTATCGTAGACCCCAGAGTACTAGCACTTGGTGTCAAAATCCGCGGCGCTGAATTAACTGGCGTGGATAACCACGCGTATCCGCAGGCGCTAAAAGAAATGATTGCTAACGAGATTAGACAAGTCCTGACGACGTTGGATCGAGACCAAATTAAAACGGATCCGGTCATTCAAGGCTTTTGGGATTTGCATCGCGCGGTGCATTTGCCAAAACGCAATAACACGCCGGCACCGGCAACGTTGCTGAAGCTCATCCTGAAACGTGGTGAGTTGGCCCCGATTAATCCGGTCGTTGACTTATATAATTTGATTTCGATTCAAAGTCATTTAGCGCTTGGCGCCCACGATGTTGACCGCATAGATGGCAATGTCAATTTGCGACTCACGACTGGCACCGAGAAATTCATCCCCATCGGTGCAAATGGTCAACCCGAGCCTGTCAAAGCAGGCGAATATGCTTACATTGATGACAGCAACGAAATCATCTGCCACTTGGAGACGCGCCAGGTGGAAAAGACAAAGGTGACGGCAGAAACAAATCATCTGTACTACATTGTGCAAGGCAATCAGCAGACTAGCCAAGAGTTTGTGGATCAAACGGCTGAACAGGTTATCGCTTTGACGACCAAGTATCTTGGTGGGCAGGGGAAGTTGCTGAATTAA
- a CDS encoding bacterial Ig-like domain-containing protein gives MQEELKLKPISLPVGLRFDPSDVVVNATYSDGANVPSAKLEYEGQVWPTNPGFYPVKVAFYDEVSGKRVEEKTIVTVHEVE, from the coding sequence ATGCAAGAAGAATTGAAACTAAAACCAATCTCGCTGCCAGTTGGATTGCGTTTTGATCCAAGCGATGTCGTTGTAAACGCTACGTATTCAGATGGTGCTAACGTGCCATCAGCTAAGCTTGAATACGAAGGTCAAGTTTGGCCTACTAATCCAGGTTTCTATCCTGTTAAAGTTGCATTTTATGACGAGGTATCTGGTAAGAGAGTTGAAGAAAAGACAATTGTCACAGTCCACGAAGTTGAGTAA